The following proteins are co-located in the Primulina tabacum isolate GXHZ01 chromosome 11, ASM2559414v2, whole genome shotgun sequence genome:
- the LOC142519097 gene encoding glutaredoxin-C1-like — protein sequence MVDRWSGVGLCYRQRKKKSQPQKLPDNKFVSSAMIIGGGVGVCGEVKAANCEPVYETLSVLASSNAVVVFTISGCCMCHVVKQLLLGLGVSPAIVELDHHESGRDIQALLYHLSGWGNGAHIQLVVPAVFVGGRFLGSIEKVLTCHINGTLVPLLKDAGVLWL from the exons ATGGTGGATAGATGGTCAGGAGTTGGATTATGTTATAGACAGAGGAAGAAGAAATCACAGCCGCAGAAATTGCCGG ATAATAAGTTCGTGTCATCTGCTATGATAATTGGCGGTGGTGTTGGAGTTTGTGGAGAGGTGAAAGCGGCGAACTGTGAGCCTGTGTACGAGACACTGAGTGTGCTGGCGTCCAGCAATGCGGTGGTGGTGTTCACAATCAGCGGCTGCTGCATGTGCCACGTTGTCAAACAGTTGCTTTTGGGACTCGGGGTTAGCCCCGCCATTGTGGAGCTCGACCACCACGAATCTGGCAGAGACATTCAGGCTCTACTTTATCACCTCTCCGGTTGGGGCAATGGTGCACATATACAGCTGGTGGTGCCGGCTGTGTTCGTGGGTGGCAGGTTCTTGGGTAGCATAGAGAAAGTGTTGACTTGCCACATCAATGGCACTCTTGTTCCTCTACTCAAGGATGCAGGAGTTCTCTGGCTTTGA